Proteins encoded within one genomic window of Flavobacterium oreochromis:
- a CDS encoding ribose-phosphate pyrophosphokinase, with product MPHLEPEAKIFACSQSVYLAEKIAEKYGVKLGKVTFSHYSDGEFQPSFEESIRGLRVFIVCSTFPSSDNLMELLLMIDAAKRASARHITAVIPYFGWARQDRKDKPRVPIGAKLVAKLLESAGATRIMTMDLHADQIQGFFEKPVDHLFASTVFLPYVQSLGLENLTIASPDMGGSKRAYAYSKFLSSDVVICYKQRKAANVIESMELIGEVKGRNVILVDDMVDTGGTLAKAADLMLEKGALSVRAVCTHAILSGNAIEKIENSSLTELIVTDSIPLKRESTKIKVVSCTELFADVMRMVHSNNSISSKFIM from the coding sequence ATGCCACATTTAGAGCCGGAAGCAAAAATATTTGCTTGTTCGCAAAGTGTATACCTAGCTGAGAAAATTGCCGAGAAATACGGTGTCAAGCTAGGAAAAGTAACGTTCTCACATTATAGTGATGGTGAATTCCAACCTTCTTTTGAGGAATCAATAAGAGGATTACGAGTCTTCATTGTATGTTCAACATTCCCTAGTTCTGACAATTTAATGGAACTTTTGTTGATGATTGACGCTGCCAAAAGAGCTTCAGCAAGACACATAACAGCTGTAATACCTTATTTTGGTTGGGCTCGACAAGACAGAAAAGACAAACCAAGAGTTCCCATAGGAGCTAAACTAGTAGCTAAGTTACTTGAAAGTGCAGGAGCCACACGAATCATGACTATGGATTTACATGCTGATCAGATCCAAGGGTTCTTTGAAAAACCAGTAGATCATTTATTCGCTTCTACTGTTTTCCTACCTTATGTTCAATCATTAGGTCTAGAAAATTTAACAATAGCATCTCCTGACATGGGTGGATCAAAAAGGGCTTATGCTTATTCTAAATTCCTAAGTTCAGATGTCGTAATTTGTTACAAACAAAGAAAGGCGGCTAATGTTATTGAATCAATGGAACTAATTGGTGAAGTAAAAGGGCGAAATGTAATTCTTGTTGACGATATGGTTGATACAGGAGGAACACTAGCTAAGGCAGCTGATTTAATGTTAGAGAAAGGCGCTTTGAGTGTACGCGCTGTATGCACTCATGCAATTTTATCTGGAAATGCAATAGAAAAAATTGAAAATTCAAGCCTAACAGAGTTGATTGTAACGGATTCAATACCGCTAAAAAGAGAATCAACAAAAATTAAAGTTGTGAGCTGTACTGAATTGTTTGCTGATGTAATGCGTATGGTACATTCTAACAATTCAATTAGCAGCAAATTTATTATGTAA
- a CDS encoding DUF3050 domain-containing protein produces the protein MSIESIHKNIQTQKDILLNHPLYPKIKTLESLNIFLEHHIYAVWDFMSLLKALQNQLTCTSTPWKASPNPETRYLINEIVLAEESDLALDGKRLSHYEMYLEAMQDCGASTNEIKSFLKNVDETRNIFVSINQSELGKAIKDFLTFTFKVIEKGQPHEIASAFTFGREDLIPSMFTAILKNFKESFPEKDFSKLIYYFERHIELDGDEHGPMAMKMIEYLANDDQEKWNEMEKIAIEALEKRIQLWNAIEESIDSIQ, from the coding sequence ATGAGTATAGAATCTATCCATAAAAATATCCAAACACAAAAGGATATATTATTAAATCACCCCTTATACCCAAAAATCAAAACATTAGAATCGCTCAACATATTCCTAGAACATCATATTTACGCAGTTTGGGATTTTATGTCTTTATTAAAAGCACTTCAAAATCAATTAACCTGCACTAGCACCCCGTGGAAAGCCTCCCCTAATCCCGAAACACGCTATCTAATAAATGAAATCGTACTAGCAGAAGAATCAGACTTAGCTTTAGACGGTAAGCGCTTAAGCCACTACGAAATGTATTTAGAAGCCATGCAGGACTGCGGAGCTTCTACTAATGAAATTAAAAGCTTTTTAAAAAACGTAGACGAAACCCGAAATATTTTTGTAAGCATCAATCAAAGCGAACTAGGAAAAGCTATAAAAGATTTTTTAACTTTTACCTTCAAAGTAATAGAAAAAGGACAACCCCACGAAATAGCAAGTGCTTTTACTTTCGGAAGAGAAGATTTGATTCCTAGTATGTTTACCGCTATCTTAAAAAATTTTAAAGAATCATTCCCTGAAAAAGATTTTTCAAAGCTAATTTATTACTTCGAACGTCATATAGAACTTGATGGAGACGAACATGGTCCAATGGCTATGAAGATGATTGAATATTTAGCAAATGATGATCAAGAGAAATGGAATGAAATGGAAAAAATTGCAATTGAAGCCTTAGAAAAGCGCATTCAACTATGGAATGCAATTGAAGAATCTATTGATTCCATACAATAA
- the mce gene encoding methylmalonyl-CoA epimerase produces MKKIEHIGIAVKSLEESNKIFELLFGQPAYKEEFVESEGVKTSFFMNGPNKIELLEATHSESPIAKFIEKKGEGIHHIAFDVENILLEIERLKKNGFIVLNEIPKKGADNKLVAFLHPKSTNGVLIELCQEIEK; encoded by the coding sequence ATGAAAAAAATTGAACACATAGGAATTGCAGTAAAAAGTTTAGAAGAATCTAATAAGATTTTTGAATTACTTTTTGGGCAGCCTGCATATAAAGAAGAATTTGTCGAAAGTGAAGGTGTTAAAACATCTTTTTTTATGAATGGTCCTAATAAAATAGAACTTTTAGAAGCTACTCATTCAGAAAGTCCTATTGCAAAATTTATTGAAAAGAAGGGGGAAGGGATCCATCATATTGCTTTTGATGTTGAAAATATACTACTAGAAATAGAAAGATTGAAAAAAAATGGATTTATTGTTTTGAACGAAATTCCTAAGAAAGGTGCTGATAATAAATTAGTTGCTTTCTTACATCCTAAGAGTACTAATGGGGTATTGATCGAATTGTGTCAAGAAATTGAAAAATAA
- the rbfA gene encoding 30S ribosome-binding factor RbfA, protein METNRQKKIGNVLQKDLVDILQGEVRKNGISNLVISVSKVSVTTDLSIAKVFLSIFPQDKAEEILEAVKSNTPLIKHDLAQRVKQQLRRVPNLLFYIDDSLDYIEKIDNALSGKDNPIENPNLLDKRKKS, encoded by the coding sequence ATGGAGACTAATAGACAGAAAAAAATAGGAAACGTTTTACAAAAAGATTTAGTAGATATTTTACAAGGAGAGGTACGTAAAAATGGAATTTCAAATCTTGTTATATCTGTTTCAAAAGTGAGTGTCACTACTGATTTATCAATTGCAAAAGTATTTCTTAGCATTTTCCCACAAGATAAAGCAGAAGAAATTTTAGAAGCTGTAAAATCAAACACTCCCCTTATTAAACACGATTTAGCACAACGTGTAAAACAACAACTGCGTCGCGTTCCTAATCTACTTTTCTACATTGATGACAGTTTAGACTACATTGAAAAGATAGATAATGCTTTATCAGGAAAAGACAACCCAATAGAAAACCCTAATTTATTAGATAAAAGAAAGAAATCTTAA
- a CDS encoding DUF3078 domain-containing protein — protein MTKIEGLAQLARPTALHAGVIGSTPIFSTKLTKTKNQERLSLGAFFLSHNKMKNNQFLILFLFCLLKTYSQSITTTLPDTITHWKRQNKITLEVNQISFINWNAGGNNSISGLLKGDFKRVFRHKNLKWYNELLFRYGINKQDGYPIRKTEDVFLINSTFGFKKTVFLIGTIQPN, from the coding sequence TTGACAAAGATTGAGGGATTAGCTCAGCTAGCTAGACCGACTGCCTTGCACGCAGGGGTCATCGGTTCGACTCCGATATTCTCCACTAAATTAACCAAAACCAAAAACCAAGAACGTCTCTCGCTAGGGGCGTTTTTTTTATCTCACAATAAAATGAAAAATAACCAATTCCTTATTTTATTTTTATTCTGTTTATTAAAAACTTACTCCCAAAGTATTACAACAACACTACCTGACACTATCACACACTGGAAAAGGCAAAACAAAATTACACTAGAAGTCAATCAAATAAGTTTTATTAACTGGAATGCAGGAGGCAACAACTCTATTTCGGGCTTACTTAAAGGTGATTTCAAAAGAGTATTCCGACATAAAAATTTGAAATGGTATAACGAATTATTATTTCGTTACGGAATAAATAAACAAGACGGCTATCCCATAAGAAAAACAGAGGATGTTTTTCTCATTAACTCTACCTTTGGATTCAAAAAGACAGTATTTCTAATTGGCACTATTCAGCCAAATTAA
- the dnaE gene encoding DNA polymerase III subunit alpha gives MYLIFDTETTGLPRSWSAPITDTDNWPRCIQIAWQLHDEMGQLIEHQDYLVKPEGFNIPYDAERVHGISTELAMEQGVSLQEVLDKFNIALSKAKYVVGQNVGFDVNIMGCEFYRGGVTSALSQMPVLDTCTETTAELLKLPGGRGGRYKLPTLTELHQFLFGEPFAEAHNATADVEATTRCFLELIKREVFTEEELDVPEEYYMRFRQNNPQEIKLIGLKHINLKSASDEIRNRLNKIQQEGGGTAVSEEAIKSLEHAVYAHLHNHTQFSVLQSTISIPAIVNAAAKSKMTAVAMTDVGNMMGAFQFVSAVLNHNKSAKSKNEASIEKGETPSEVEIKPIVGGEFFVCNNHKDKSVKDNGYQVVFLAKNKNGYHNLAKMASIAYTEGFYYVPRIDRNIVEQYKEDIIVLSGNLYGEIPSKILNVGENQAEEALLWWKSQFGDDFYLEIMRHNQEDENRVNQTLTQFAHKHQVKLIATNNTYYVAKEDANAHDILLCVKEGEKQATPIGRGRGYRYGLPNQEYYFKTQEEMKHLFADLPEAIVNIQEIINKIEVYSLYRDVLLPKFDIPEEFLVAEDNQDGGKRGENKYLRYLTYEGARKRYPEIADESINLTKTNEIKERLDFELLTIEKTGYPGYFLIVQDFIAAARQMGVSVGPGRGSAAGSAVAYCLGITNIDPIQYDLLFERFLNPDRVSMPDIDIDFDDEGRGDVMQYVIDKYGANQVAQIITYGKMATKSAIRDTARVLDLPLFEADKIAKLIPAMMPSKWNLARFLKEEEGEVKKALKSSEEFDRVKELISIANEGDLAGETIQQAKVLEGSMRNTGIHACGVIITPDDITNFVPVTTAKDSDLYVTQFDNSVAESAGLLKMDFLGLKTLTLIKDTVKLVKYRLGIELDPDNFPIDDVKTYELFQRGETVGVFQYESPGMQKYMKDLKPTVFADLIAMNALYRPGPLEYIPSFVRRKNGIEEITYDLDACEEYLAETYGITVYQEQVMLLSQKLANFSKGDADVLRKAMGKKQKDVLDKMKSKFIDQAMANGHDAQKLDKIWTDWEAFASYAFNKSHSTCYAWVAYQTAYLKAHYPAEYMAAVLSNNMNDIKQVSFFMEECRRMGLEVLGPDVNESFYKFTVNENYAIRFGMGAIKGVGEGAVNTIIENRKESKYKSIFDLAKRIDLRAANKKAFENLALSGGFDCFENTHRAQYFHHEGDNIWFLEKAMKYGAKMQENENSSQVSLFGDTTEVQIPEPTVPPCEEWHTMEKLAREKEVVGIYISGHPLDDYKYEMKYFCNTRLEQLSYLEQLVGKNISLGGMVSNVQHRTAKNGKGWATFNLEGYDETYEFRIFDEEYLRFRHYLVQNQFVYFKLNVKEGWTNRETGKKSDPRIQFMDGKMLADVLPTYAKKMTILFSIYEIKEDLVNNLYNLFVDNKGDHQVTFEVMELEKIKKQLEIDSAPIEDSQNDDIENGEIEVEIPEEKEEIIIKNMLSMPSRKIKIKISSELLQEMENMQINFKIA, from the coding sequence ATGTATTTAATTTTTGATACTGAAACTACAGGTTTACCACGTAGTTGGTCTGCCCCTATTACTGATACAGATAATTGGCCACGTTGTATACAAATAGCTTGGCAGTTGCACGATGAAATGGGGCAACTCATAGAACACCAAGATTATCTTGTGAAGCCAGAGGGATTTAATATTCCTTATGATGCGGAGAGAGTTCATGGTATTTCTACTGAATTAGCCATGGAACAGGGGGTTAGTTTACAAGAGGTATTAGATAAATTTAATATAGCTCTTTCAAAAGCAAAATATGTTGTTGGTCAAAACGTTGGCTTTGATGTTAATATAATGGGATGTGAGTTTTATAGAGGAGGAGTTACTTCTGCTTTATCACAAATGCCTGTTTTAGACACTTGTACTGAAACTACAGCAGAATTATTGAAATTACCAGGAGGACGTGGAGGGAGGTATAAATTACCAACACTTACTGAATTGCATCAGTTCCTCTTTGGGGAACCTTTTGCAGAAGCTCATAATGCTACTGCTGACGTAGAAGCTACAACTCGTTGTTTTCTTGAACTCATTAAAAGAGAAGTCTTTACAGAAGAAGAATTAGATGTTCCAGAGGAATATTATATGCGTTTCCGCCAAAATAATCCTCAAGAAATTAAACTAATTGGTTTAAAGCATATCAATTTAAAGTCTGCTTCTGATGAAATTAGAAATAGATTAAATAAAATACAGCAAGAAGGAGGAGGTACAGCTGTTTCGGAAGAAGCAATTAAAAGTTTAGAACACGCTGTGTATGCACATTTGCATAATCATACTCAGTTTTCCGTCTTACAATCTACAATTTCTATTCCTGCTATCGTAAATGCAGCAGCTAAAAGTAAAATGACTGCAGTAGCTATGACTGATGTAGGAAACATGATGGGAGCCTTTCAGTTTGTAAGTGCTGTCTTAAATCATAATAAATCTGCTAAATCTAAAAATGAAGCTAGTATAGAAAAAGGAGAAACGCCCTCTGAAGTTGAAATTAAACCCATCGTGGGGGGAGAATTCTTTGTTTGTAACAATCATAAAGATAAATCAGTCAAAGATAATGGATATCAAGTCGTATTCTTAGCTAAAAATAAGAATGGTTACCATAATTTAGCAAAAATGGCATCTATTGCCTATACAGAGGGGTTTTATTACGTACCTAGAATAGATCGAAACATAGTAGAACAATATAAAGAAGATATTATAGTTCTATCGGGTAATTTATACGGAGAAATACCTAGTAAAATTCTTAATGTTGGTGAAAACCAAGCAGAAGAAGCACTTTTGTGGTGGAAATCACAATTTGGAGATGATTTTTATCTCGAAATAATGCGTCATAATCAAGAAGATGAAAATCGCGTTAATCAGACTTTAACACAGTTTGCTCATAAACATCAAGTTAAATTGATAGCAACTAATAATACTTATTATGTTGCTAAGGAAGATGCTAATGCTCACGATATTTTATTGTGTGTAAAAGAAGGAGAAAAACAAGCTACACCTATTGGAAGGGGGCGTGGTTATCGTTATGGACTTCCTAATCAAGAATATTATTTTAAAACGCAAGAAGAAATGAAACATCTTTTTGCTGATTTGCCAGAGGCTATTGTTAATATTCAAGAAATTATAAACAAAATAGAAGTTTATTCCTTATATCGAGATGTACTATTACCTAAATTTGATATTCCTGAAGAGTTTTTAGTAGCAGAAGACAATCAAGATGGAGGTAAAAGAGGAGAAAATAAATATTTACGTTATCTTACATACGAAGGAGCTCGTAAGAGATACCCAGAAATTGCTGATGAATCAATAAATTTAACTAAAACGAATGAAATTAAAGAACGTTTAGATTTTGAATTATTAACAATAGAAAAAACGGGATATCCAGGTTATTTCTTAATTGTTCAAGATTTCATTGCTGCTGCAAGGCAAATGGGCGTTTCTGTTGGTCCTGGTCGTGGTTCTGCTGCAGGTTCAGCAGTTGCTTATTGTTTAGGAATTACAAACATAGATCCAATTCAATATGATTTGCTTTTTGAGCGTTTCCTGAATCCAGATCGTGTATCCATGCCCGATATTGATATTGATTTTGATGATGAAGGACGAGGAGATGTAATGCAGTATGTTATTGATAAGTACGGAGCTAACCAAGTAGCACAAATCATTACATATGGTAAAATGGCAACAAAATCTGCCATACGAGATACTGCTAGGGTGTTGGATTTACCCTTATTTGAAGCAGATAAAATTGCAAAACTAATTCCAGCTATGATGCCTTCTAAGTGGAATCTTGCTCGATTTTTAAAAGAAGAAGAGGGAGAAGTTAAAAAAGCACTCAAATCCTCTGAGGAATTTGATCGAGTAAAAGAGTTAATAAGTATAGCGAATGAAGGTGATTTAGCAGGAGAGACCATTCAGCAAGCCAAGGTTTTGGAAGGTTCTATGCGTAATACAGGGATACATGCTTGTGGAGTTATTATTACACCAGATGATATTACTAATTTCGTTCCTGTAACTACCGCTAAAGATTCAGACTTATATGTTACTCAGTTTGATAACTCAGTAGCAGAAAGTGCAGGTCTATTAAAAATGGACTTTTTGGGTCTGAAGACCTTAACTCTAATAAAAGATACAGTTAAGCTAGTAAAATATCGTTTGGGAATAGAATTAGATCCTGATAATTTTCCTATTGATGATGTAAAAACTTACGAACTTTTTCAACGAGGAGAAACAGTTGGAGTATTCCAATATGAATCACCCGGTATGCAAAAATACATGAAGGATTTAAAACCAACTGTTTTTGCTGATTTAATTGCCATGAATGCCTTGTATCGCCCAGGGCCTCTAGAATATATTCCTTCCTTTGTTCGAAGAAAAAATGGAATTGAAGAAATAACATATGATTTAGATGCTTGCGAAGAATATTTAGCAGAAACGTATGGAATTACCGTGTATCAGGAACAAGTAATGCTTCTTTCTCAAAAATTAGCAAACTTCTCTAAAGGTGATGCTGACGTTCTTCGTAAAGCAATGGGGAAAAAACAAAAGGATGTACTAGATAAAATGAAATCTAAATTCATAGATCAAGCAATGGCTAATGGTCATGATGCTCAGAAATTAGATAAAATCTGGACTGACTGGGAAGCTTTTGCAAGTTATGCATTTAATAAATCACACTCCACCTGTTATGCTTGGGTAGCATATCAGACAGCTTATCTTAAAGCGCATTATCCAGCTGAATACATGGCAGCCGTTCTTTCTAATAACATGAATGATATTAAACAAGTATCTTTTTTTATGGAAGAATGCAGGCGTATGGGATTAGAGGTTTTAGGACCTGATGTCAATGAGTCGTTTTATAAATTTACAGTAAATGAAAATTATGCTATTCGATTCGGGATGGGGGCAATTAAAGGGGTTGGAGAAGGAGCGGTAAACACCATTATTGAAAATAGAAAAGAAAGTAAATACAAATCAATTTTTGATTTAGCCAAACGAATAGATTTAAGAGCAGCAAACAAAAAAGCATTTGAGAATCTTGCACTTTCAGGAGGATTTGATTGTTTTGAAAATACTCATAGAGCTCAATATTTTCATCATGAAGGTGATAATATCTGGTTTTTAGAAAAAGCCATGAAATATGGTGCCAAAATGCAAGAAAATGAAAATTCTTCTCAAGTAAGTCTATTCGGCGATACGACAGAAGTTCAAATACCAGAACCTACAGTTCCTCCTTGTGAAGAATGGCATACCATGGAAAAATTAGCAAGGGAAAAAGAAGTAGTAGGAATTTATATTTCAGGGCATCCACTTGATGATTATAAATATGAAATGAAATATTTCTGTAATACTCGTTTAGAACAGTTGTCTTATTTAGAGCAATTAGTAGGGAAAAATATTTCGTTAGGAGGTATGGTTAGTAATGTTCAACACAGAACTGCTAAAAATGGTAAAGGTTGGGCAACATTTAATTTAGAAGGATATGATGAAACATATGAGTTTAGAATTTTTGATGAAGAATATTTAAGATTTCGTCATTATTTAGTTCAAAATCAATTCGTTTATTTTAAATTGAATGTAAAAGAAGGTTGGACAAATCGTGAAACAGGTAAAAAGTCAGATCCTAGAATCCAATTTATGGATGGGAAAATGCTTGCAGATGTTCTACCAACTTATGCTAAAAAAATGACCATTTTATTTTCTATATATGAAATAAAAGAAGACTTAGTAAATAATTTGTATAATTTATTTGTAGATAATAAAGGAGATCATCAGGTAACGTTTGAAGTTATGGAGCTAGAAAAAATTAAAAAACAATTAGAAATTGATAGTGCCCCTATTGAAGACAGTCAAAACGATGATATAGAAAATGGAGAAATTGAGGTAGAGATACCAGAAGAGAAAGAGGAAATAATTATTAAAAATATGTTATCTATGCCAAGTCGTAAGATAAAAATAAAAATTTCTTCTGAACTGTTACAAGAAATGGAAAATATGCAAATAAATTTTAAAATTGCATAG
- a CDS encoding 2Fe-2S iron-sulfur cluster-binding protein — translation MSKDITIKITDREGVTHEVQAPTDMNMNIMELVRAYELAPEGTIGICGGMAMCASCQCYVLNDVELFEKNQDEEAMLWEALNVKENSRLGCQIPITPEIDGLEIELAPAE, via the coding sequence ATGTCTAAAGATATTACAATAAAAATAACGGATAGAGAAGGTGTTACGCATGAAGTTCAAGCTCCAACAGATATGAATATGAATATTATGGAGTTGGTTCGTGCTTATGAATTAGCACCTGAAGGTACTATAGGTATTTGTGGTGGCATGGCTATGTGTGCTTCTTGCCAATGTTATGTCTTGAATGATGTTGAATTATTTGAAAAAAATCAAGATGAAGAAGCGATGCTTTGGGAAGCTTTAAATGTAAAAGAGAATAGTCGTTTAGGATGTCAAATACCAATAACTCCAGAAATAGATGGGTTAGAGATTGAACTGGCTCCAGCAGAATAA
- a CDS encoding acyl-CoA dehydrogenase family protein: MKPDLFQSPDYYLLDDLLTEEHKLVRDAARTWVKKEISPIIEEYAQRAEFPNQIIKGLGEIGGFGPYIPVEYGGAGLDQISYGLIMQEIERGDSGVRSTSSVQSSLVMYPIWKYGSEEQREKYLPKLATGEWMGCFGLTEPDYGSNPSGMVTNFKDMGDHYLLNGAKMWISNAPFAQIAVVWAKNEEGRIHGLIVERGMEGFSTPETHNKWSLRASATGELIFDNVKVPKKNLLPGKSGLGAPLGCLDSARYGIAWGAIGAAMDCYDTALRYSKERIQFDKPIGATQLQQKKLAEMITEITKAQLLTWRLGVLRNEGRATSAQISMAKRNNVDMALTIARDARQMLGGMGITGEYSIMRHMMNLESVVTYEGTHDIHLLITGMDVTGFPAFK, encoded by the coding sequence ATGAAACCAGATTTATTTCAATCACCTGATTACTATCTATTAGACGACTTATTAACAGAGGAACACAAACTTGTACGTGATGCCGCTCGTACATGGGTAAAAAAAGAAATATCACCTATTATTGAAGAATATGCACAACGTGCTGAATTCCCTAATCAAATCATTAAAGGATTAGGAGAAATTGGTGGATTTGGACCTTACATACCTGTTGAATATGGAGGAGCTGGACTAGATCAGATTTCATACGGTTTAATAATGCAAGAAATTGAAAGAGGAGATTCAGGTGTACGCTCTACTTCCTCTGTACAATCCTCATTAGTAATGTACCCTATTTGGAAATATGGTTCTGAAGAACAACGTGAAAAATATTTACCCAAATTAGCTACAGGCGAATGGATGGGGTGCTTTGGATTAACAGAACCTGATTATGGATCAAATCCTAGCGGAATGGTAACCAATTTTAAAGATATGGGAGATCACTATCTTTTAAATGGCGCTAAAATGTGGATTTCAAATGCACCATTTGCACAAATTGCTGTGGTTTGGGCAAAAAACGAAGAAGGACGCATTCATGGATTAATTGTCGAACGTGGCATGGAAGGCTTTAGCACACCTGAAACACACAACAAATGGTCACTACGTGCATCAGCAACAGGTGAACTTATATTTGATAACGTAAAAGTCCCTAAAAAAAATTTACTACCAGGAAAATCAGGTCTAGGTGCCCCTCTTGGTTGCCTTGACTCAGCCCGATACGGAATAGCATGGGGAGCAATTGGAGCTGCTATGGATTGTTATGACACAGCTTTGCGCTACTCAAAAGAACGTATCCAGTTTGACAAACCAATTGGAGCCACGCAATTACAACAAAAGAAGCTCGCTGAAATGATTACAGAAATCACAAAAGCACAACTTCTTACTTGGAGACTAGGCGTATTACGCAATGAAGGAAGAGCTACATCTGCCCAAATATCTATGGCGAAAAGAAATAATGTTGACATGGCACTAACAATCGCTCGCGATGCACGTCAAATGTTAGGAGGAATGGGTATTACAGGCGAATATTCTATTATGCGACATATGATGAACTTAGAGTCAGTAGTAACATACGAAGGAACACACGACATCCATCTGTTAATTACAGGTATGGATGTAACAGGCTTTCCAGCCTTTAAATAA